From the genome of Streptomyces sp. NBC_01116, one region includes:
- a CDS encoding ScbA/BarX family gamma-butyrolactone biosynthesis protein yields the protein MHQWQVHKLRGEEVLLTSWAESAPGCYEVTARWPRGHAFYRPSGGSYDPMLVAESVRQTVPLLSHAVHDVPREYKQAWEDFSFTVEPSASLVTTVEEEVRLVVSSSDVVRRGSRFAGMTMRVDVHLGERLMGTALTRFNNQPPAIYRRLRGGYAESDEALAACLPAGPPVEPLRVGRDSPADVVLSPAPGMAPGRWMLRVDPGHPVLFDHAVDHVPGMLLLEAARQAANAACDGASTVTGMSTNFARYVELDAPAVVVVGTPVPDRTGRSRVNVSIEQHGVRVFTSGVTVQGPTGL from the coding sequence GTGCACCAGTGGCAGGTGCACAAACTTCGGGGAGAGGAAGTCCTGCTCACGTCGTGGGCCGAGTCGGCTCCGGGGTGCTACGAAGTCACCGCGCGCTGGCCGCGGGGGCACGCCTTCTACCGTCCGTCGGGGGGGTCGTACGACCCGATGCTGGTCGCCGAGAGCGTGCGCCAGACGGTCCCGCTGCTGTCCCACGCGGTGCACGACGTCCCGCGGGAGTACAAGCAGGCGTGGGAGGACTTCAGCTTCACGGTGGAGCCGTCGGCGTCGCTGGTGACCACCGTCGAGGAAGAGGTGCGCCTGGTGGTGTCCTCCTCGGACGTGGTCCGCCGCGGCAGCAGGTTCGCCGGTATGACGATGCGCGTCGACGTCCACCTGGGGGAGCGGCTGATGGGCACCGCGCTCACCCGCTTCAACAACCAGCCGCCGGCCATATACCGGCGGCTGCGTGGGGGTTACGCCGAATCCGACGAGGCGCTCGCCGCCTGCCTCCCGGCCGGTCCGCCCGTGGAGCCGCTCCGGGTGGGCCGGGACTCCCCGGCCGACGTGGTGCTCTCACCCGCTCCGGGCATGGCGCCGGGCCGCTGGATGTTACGGGTGGACCCCGGGCACCCGGTGCTGTTCGACCACGCGGTCGATCACGTGCCCGGGATGCTGCTCCTCGAAGCCGCCCGCCAGGCCGCGAACGCCGCTTGCGACGGCGCGTCGACCGTCACCGGGATGAGCACGAACTTCGCGCGGTACGTCGAACTCGACGCCCCCGCCGTCGTCGTGGTCGGGACACCCGTCCCCGACCGCACGGGCCGCAGCCGCGTGAACGTGTCGATCGAGCAGCACGGCGTCCGCGTCTTCACCTCCGGGGTGACCGTCCAGGGGCCGACCGGTCTGTAG